Proteins encoded by one window of Tunturibacter psychrotolerans:
- a CDS encoding glucoamylase family protein: protein MAPSSENPLTAEHALPPTAPALEMPTAGLPERPSVSDEELRERANALSHQWEMVPASTKSTGLAARLTSLKQRLAEVLRTCRKTASIHELTPELELLESTRMLESALIAGDNTAETFSTLPHVRVNQNEELPRAINLTEGYLVAAKGIWSDESLTVYVQQAQQRDALLLEEITVLPQALKLAQLEYILDRAEEAFAAGPLPPIEQSPFSAILHSMRRLNQFEWRNVLEPLIAFDSILRQDPADVFAHMEDETRHNYHMRVAELAHDADATEVETAQIALRLAREAFATSDPDPRLAMRTRHIGYYLFAEGLPALSRRIGYHPPLIERTRTFIRRFNEDFYILGIFTLSCLLIVAIIAPLVPHHAFWPIIGTLLLALLPATQGGVDLINNTVTALMSAQSLPKIDLSKGVPDDAITLVVVPTLLLSEIQVRELFDELEARYLSNQDPNIHFGLLTDLPDTKARPLDEDSNSLAKLAVECVEHLNAKYPRAKGGAFFLLHRYRVFNSRQGVWMGWERKRGKLLDLNKFLLNELDSFPLKAGPVEALQHVRYVITLDSDTQLPRGTAARMVGTMAHPLNQAIVNPRLRIVTQGYGILQPRVGVSVSSASRSRLASLYSGETGFDIYTRAVSDVYQDLFGEGSFAGKGIYEVAILHQVLDRRFPRNALLSHDLIEGSYARAGLVTDIEIIDDYPSHYSAHTRRKHRWVRGDWQIARWLFADVPDESGKSVPNPINTISRWKIFDNLRRSLVEPVTFLLFLLGWFILPGGALYWTIAGVVLLLLPVLVQLAFNLGRALSKLSFVGAREGFFTFGASFGFTMLNLTFLPHHMFLAIDAIVRSLSRTLVSGKHMLEWETAAQAESGKSRTPLDIYLQLSPVAALVIAVALALTNIRSLIAASPVLILWAIAPLVAIWLNSPATREEGPLTTEDTHFLQKQALHIWRYFHDFGDEKNHWLIPDNVEEQNSLQIRKLSPTNLGMLFNARQAAYEFGFLTLPEFAQSTLGTLNTYDRLEKQRGHIYNWYDIETLRPIPPHIVSAVDSGNLAASLYTLRTGALDLLKRPLLDPDTFATLKQMQHPSVKATPTLAPAEPAATAVRSHLRSIPQTPNHNSDDWFTNEVSNRLTALSVFAEQYTPWLLPQFDALFAPPQLDGSEHKIIPTLLDAADFVTELESKLSGASRDIPSGSALATSATELLALLSTAKRCLAQLKSDLTKIASEAERHADAMEYGFLLVESRQLLSIGYDGITHELHSACYDLLASEARIASFIAVAKGDIPQQSWFRLDRSHVLVNGRAALLSWTGTMFEYMMPSLWMRTFPDTLIARSLESAVRIQKDHVHNSPWGISESGFSKKDPQGRYGYQAWGIPKLALKYGAEDGPVISPYSSFLALPLLRKDAITNLRRMASMDWTGAYGFYEAADYTQSNQPELVRSWMAHHQGMCLLAVTNLLKNNIVQEWFHGTPRVRAAELLLHEKALSKETLKDLEKQTKLQAAE, encoded by the coding sequence ATGGCACCATCATCAGAGAATCCGCTCACTGCAGAACACGCATTACCCCCCACCGCTCCGGCACTGGAGATGCCGACTGCAGGCCTGCCCGAAAGACCATCGGTCTCAGACGAGGAGCTGCGAGAGCGCGCCAACGCACTGAGTCATCAATGGGAGATGGTTCCGGCCAGCACAAAATCTACCGGCCTCGCAGCACGCCTCACCAGCCTCAAGCAGCGACTCGCCGAAGTCCTCCGCACCTGCCGCAAAACCGCCTCCATTCATGAGCTCACCCCCGAACTCGAACTCCTCGAGAGCACCCGCATGCTCGAGTCCGCGCTCATCGCGGGAGACAACACCGCCGAAACTTTCTCAACTCTCCCTCACGTAAGAGTCAATCAAAACGAGGAGCTGCCACGAGCCATCAACCTCACTGAGGGATATCTCGTCGCGGCAAAAGGCATCTGGTCCGACGAGTCACTCACCGTCTACGTCCAGCAGGCCCAGCAGCGCGACGCCCTCCTGCTCGAAGAGATCACAGTTCTGCCACAGGCTCTGAAGCTCGCACAGCTCGAATACATCCTCGACCGCGCCGAAGAAGCCTTCGCCGCCGGCCCCCTCCCGCCCATCGAGCAGTCTCCCTTCTCCGCAATCCTCCACAGCATGCGCCGCCTCAATCAGTTCGAGTGGCGCAACGTCCTCGAGCCTCTCATCGCCTTCGACTCCATCCTCCGCCAGGACCCAGCAGACGTCTTCGCTCACATGGAGGACGAGACCCGCCACAACTATCACATGCGGGTAGCTGAACTCGCGCACGACGCGGACGCCACCGAAGTTGAAACCGCGCAGATCGCCCTTAGGCTCGCACGCGAAGCCTTTGCAACCTCCGATCCTGATCCCCGCCTCGCAATGCGCACAAGGCACATCGGCTACTACCTCTTCGCCGAAGGCCTCCCTGCTCTAAGCCGTCGCATCGGATACCACCCGCCCCTCATCGAACGCACCCGCACCTTCATCCGCCGTTTCAACGAAGACTTCTACATCCTCGGCATCTTCACGCTCTCCTGCCTTCTCATCGTCGCCATCATCGCGCCGCTCGTCCCTCATCACGCCTTCTGGCCGATCATAGGTACACTCCTGCTCGCCCTCCTTCCCGCGACCCAGGGCGGAGTCGATCTCATCAACAACACCGTCACCGCATTGATGAGTGCCCAGTCTCTCCCAAAAATCGATCTCTCAAAGGGCGTCCCGGACGACGCCATCACCCTCGTCGTTGTCCCCACACTCCTCCTCAGCGAGATCCAGGTCCGCGAACTCTTCGACGAACTCGAAGCCCGCTACCTCTCCAATCAAGACCCCAACATCCACTTCGGCCTACTCACAGACCTGCCCGACACCAAAGCTCGCCCACTCGACGAAGACTCCAACTCGCTCGCCAAACTAGCGGTCGAGTGTGTCGAACATCTCAACGCAAAGTACCCCCGCGCAAAAGGCGGAGCCTTCTTTCTCCTCCATCGCTACCGCGTCTTCAACTCCCGCCAGGGCGTCTGGATGGGTTGGGAGCGCAAGCGCGGCAAGCTACTCGACCTCAATAAATTTCTACTCAACGAACTCGACAGCTTCCCCCTCAAAGCCGGACCAGTCGAAGCCCTGCAACACGTTCGCTACGTCATCACGCTCGACTCCGACACCCAACTCCCACGCGGCACCGCAGCCCGCATGGTCGGTACCATGGCGCATCCGCTCAATCAGGCGATCGTCAACCCACGTCTCCGCATCGTCACCCAGGGATACGGCATCCTCCAACCGCGCGTAGGCGTCAGCGTCTCCTCCGCATCACGCTCCCGCCTCGCGTCCCTTTACTCCGGCGAAACCGGCTTCGACATCTATACCCGAGCAGTCTCCGACGTTTATCAGGACCTCTTCGGCGAAGGCAGCTTCGCAGGCAAAGGCATCTACGAGGTCGCAATCCTCCACCAGGTGCTCGACCGTCGTTTCCCTCGCAACGCTCTCCTCTCTCACGACCTCATCGAGGGCTCCTATGCCCGCGCCGGTCTCGTCACCGACATCGAAATCATCGACGATTACCCCTCACACTACTCCGCCCACACCCGTCGCAAACATCGCTGGGTGCGCGGCGATTGGCAGATCGCCCGCTGGCTCTTCGCCGATGTCCCCGACGAATCCGGCAAATCCGTTCCCAATCCCATCAACACCATCTCGCGCTGGAAGATCTTCGACAACCTCCGCCGCAGCCTCGTCGAACCAGTAACCTTCCTCCTTTTTCTCCTCGGCTGGTTCATCCTCCCCGGCGGCGCGCTCTACTGGACCATCGCCGGCGTCGTCCTCCTCCTCCTCCCTGTCCTCGTTCAACTAGCCTTCAACCTCGGCCGCGCCTTATCCAAACTCAGCTTCGTCGGCGCTCGCGAAGGCTTCTTCACCTTTGGCGCCTCGTTCGGCTTCACCATGCTGAACCTCACCTTCCTGCCTCACCACATGTTCCTCGCCATTGATGCCATCGTCCGCTCCCTAAGCCGCACCTTGGTATCAGGCAAGCACATGCTCGAATGGGAGACAGCCGCGCAAGCCGAATCGGGAAAATCCCGAACACCACTCGACATCTATCTCCAACTCTCGCCCGTCGCCGCCCTGGTTATCGCCGTCGCCCTCGCCCTCACGAACATCCGGTCTCTCATCGCAGCCTCACCTGTCCTCATCCTCTGGGCCATCGCACCTCTCGTCGCCATCTGGCTAAACTCACCGGCAACCCGCGAAGAGGGCCCCCTTACTACAGAAGACACCCACTTCCTTCAAAAGCAAGCACTCCACATCTGGCGATACTTCCACGACTTCGGCGACGAGAAAAATCACTGGCTCATTCCCGACAACGTCGAAGAACAAAACAGTCTTCAAATCCGAAAGCTCTCCCCCACAAACCTCGGCATGCTCTTCAACGCCCGCCAGGCAGCCTACGAGTTCGGCTTCCTCACCCTACCCGAGTTCGCCCAGTCCACACTAGGCACACTCAATACCTACGACCGCCTCGAAAAACAGCGCGGCCACATCTACAACTGGTACGACATTGAAACCCTCCGCCCCATCCCACCGCACATCGTCTCCGCAGTTGACAGCGGCAACCTCGCTGCCTCCCTCTACACGCTGCGCACCGGTGCGCTCGATCTCCTCAAGCGCCCTCTCCTCGACCCGGATACCTTCGCGACCTTGAAACAGATGCAACACCCTTCCGTCAAAGCAACGCCCACACTCGCGCCTGCTGAACCCGCAGCAACAGCCGTAAGATCACATCTCCGATCCATCCCACAAACCCCAAATCACAACAGCGACGACTGGTTCACCAACGAGGTTTCCAACCGTCTCACCGCGCTATCGGTCTTCGCCGAGCAGTACACCCCCTGGCTCCTTCCCCAGTTCGACGCCCTCTTCGCTCCACCTCAACTCGACGGCTCCGAACACAAAATAATCCCCACCCTCCTCGATGCGGCCGACTTCGTCACCGAGTTGGAATCGAAGCTCTCCGGTGCATCACGCGACATCCCCAGCGGCTCCGCGCTCGCCACCTCCGCCACAGAACTTCTCGCCCTACTCTCCACCGCCAAAAGATGTCTCGCCCAACTGAAATCCGACTTGACCAAAATCGCCAGCGAAGCAGAGCGCCACGCCGACGCCATGGAGTACGGCTTTCTCCTCGTCGAATCGCGCCAACTCCTCTCCATTGGCTACGACGGCATCACCCACGAGCTCCATTCAGCCTGTTACGATCTCCTCGCCTCCGAGGCTCGCATCGCATCTTTCATTGCCGTCGCAAAGGGCGACATCCCGCAGCAGTCCTGGTTCCGCCTCGACCGCTCCCACGTCCTCGTCAACGGACGCGCCGCTCTCCTCTCCTGGACCGGAACCATGTTCGAATACATGATGCCCTCCCTCTGGATGCGCACCTTCCCCGACACTCTCATCGCGCGCTCTCTCGAATCCGCCGTCCGCATTCAAAAAGACCACGTCCACAACAGCCCCTGGGGAATCTCCGAATCCGGCTTCTCCAAAAAAGATCCTCAAGGTCGATACGGCTATCAGGCCTGGGGCATTCCGAAACTCGCACTGAAGTACGGAGCCGAAGACGGCCCTGTCATCTCGCCCTACTCCAGCTTCCTAGCGCTCCCTCTTCTTCGCAAAGACGCCATCACCAACCTTCGGCGCATGGCATCCATGGATTGGACCGGAGCCTATGGCTTCTATGAAGCAGCCGACTACACCCAGAGCAATCAACCCGAATTAGTTCGCTCGTGGATGGCGCACCATCAGGGCATGTGCCTTCTCGCCGTGACCAACCTGCTCAAAAACAACATCGTGCAGGAGTGGTTCCACGGCACGCCCCGCGTCCGCGCCGCAGAGCTTCTCCTGCATGAAAAAGCCTTGAGCAAAGAGACCCTCAAGGATCTTGAGAAGCAAACGAAGTTACAAGCCGCGGAATAA
- a CDS encoding TonB-dependent receptor: MWSQSAGNAGTVAGTVTDATGAIVPGATVSIENPVSGYSRVTTTDGSGHYQFTNLPLNPYHVVVSLTGFASSTQDIQVRSFVPIAVKTTLMVGATSTVVDVTGSDLVENDSTFHTDVDRGLFDKLPLESQSSSLSSLVTLASPGVAADSNGLFHGLGDHASNSFSIDGQPITDQQSKVFSNQIPSNSIQSIEVISGAPPAEFGGKTSLVIQVTTRSGLGVRKPTGSVTTSYGTFGSATAGVDLSYGGEKWGNFIEVDGLNTGRFLDPPEFTVFHDKGNEANVFDRIDRQLTPVDSIHLNLNYSRSWFQTPNAFDNLNVQNVISGGGGANPIFGNVGNTDQRSKIGTFDIAPTYTRTIGANSVFNFGPYIRKDQYDYYPSGNPLADLGPPNLQNQTISQTRSLTNAGVHTDFSYVKGINNIKVGANYSQTFLRESDTLGVVANTFNSPCTDGAANPVNGFTDPSQCAAAGLFPNDGMLAKTLGSQTLAFNPVLLPFDLTRGGGQFNFIGRTDVKEVALYVEDQIKAGNWLFNVGIRGDLYNGLTVARQAEPRVGIAYSVKQTNTVLRLSYARTLETPFNENLVLSSEGCGNEVLSPLLLCTPGVSGNLQPGYRNEFHAGLQQAFGKNFVISGDYIWKYTHNAFDFSVLGNTPITFPIDWHNSKIPGFALRADVPNFHNLSAFVVMSSVAARFFPPQVAGAGATVGNGGFPFRIDHDERYNQTTHVQYQIAGKHSPWVGFNWRFDSGLTAGSVPCYNVTDPNSLCNPANGGPSITINGQPGIDLSGLTPDQQFQAGLTCNGVKATPFVGIPGNQCLASQLTSKLVSIPAPGTENDDKNPPRIQERSLFDASIGQDNLFSGDKNKWSLRLTGVNITNKYALYNFLSTFSGTHYVTPRALTAELGFHF; this comes from the coding sequence TTGTGGTCGCAGTCTGCTGGAAATGCTGGTACCGTTGCTGGCACGGTCACGGACGCAACGGGCGCTATTGTGCCTGGGGCCACTGTCTCGATTGAGAATCCAGTCAGTGGTTACAGCCGAGTCACAACGACGGATGGTTCGGGTCATTATCAGTTCACGAACCTGCCGTTGAATCCTTATCACGTGGTGGTTTCGCTGACGGGGTTCGCTTCGTCGACCCAGGATATTCAGGTCAGGTCGTTTGTCCCAATTGCGGTGAAGACTACTTTGATGGTGGGTGCGACTTCGACGGTTGTGGATGTGACGGGAAGCGATCTGGTAGAGAACGATTCGACGTTTCATACTGACGTGGATCGTGGACTGTTCGACAAGTTGCCGCTGGAGAGCCAGTCGTCTTCGCTGAGTTCGCTGGTGACGTTGGCGTCGCCTGGAGTTGCAGCGGACTCGAATGGGCTGTTCCATGGGCTCGGCGACCATGCGTCGAACTCTTTTTCGATCGATGGTCAACCGATTACAGATCAGCAGAGCAAGGTCTTTTCGAATCAGATTCCTTCGAATTCGATCCAGTCGATTGAGGTGATCTCAGGAGCGCCGCCGGCTGAATTTGGCGGTAAGACGAGTCTTGTGATCCAGGTGACAACGCGGTCGGGACTTGGGGTGAGGAAGCCGACCGGTAGCGTGACGACATCGTATGGGACGTTCGGGTCGGCGACCGCTGGAGTCGATTTGAGTTATGGCGGAGAGAAGTGGGGGAATTTTATTGAGGTCGATGGTCTGAATACCGGGCGCTTCCTCGATCCTCCTGAGTTTACGGTCTTCCACGACAAGGGCAATGAGGCTAATGTGTTCGATCGTATAGACCGGCAGCTTACGCCTGTCGATTCGATCCATTTGAATTTGAACTACAGCCGTTCGTGGTTTCAGACGCCAAATGCGTTCGACAATCTGAATGTGCAGAACGTGATTAGCGGCGGTGGGGGAGCGAATCCTATCTTCGGAAATGTTGGTAATACGGACCAGCGTTCGAAGATCGGAACCTTTGATATCGCACCAACCTATACGCGAACGATTGGGGCGAACTCAGTCTTCAACTTCGGTCCTTATATTCGTAAGGATCAGTATGACTACTATCCGAGCGGAAACCCGCTGGCCGATCTCGGGCCACCCAATCTGCAGAACCAGACGATCTCCCAGACAAGGTCTCTTACGAATGCCGGAGTGCATACCGATTTTTCGTATGTAAAGGGGATCAACAACATCAAGGTTGGCGCTAACTACTCGCAGACATTCTTGCGGGAGAGTGACACGCTGGGTGTGGTCGCAAATACGTTCAACTCTCCTTGTACGGATGGCGCGGCGAATCCTGTGAATGGATTTACCGATCCGTCGCAGTGCGCGGCGGCGGGGTTGTTTCCGAACGACGGCATGCTCGCCAAGACGCTGGGATCTCAAACGCTTGCCTTCAATCCGGTTCTGCTGCCGTTCGATTTGACTCGTGGCGGTGGGCAGTTCAACTTCATCGGCCGGACCGATGTGAAGGAAGTCGCCTTGTATGTTGAGGACCAGATCAAGGCGGGTAACTGGCTCTTCAATGTTGGTATTCGCGGGGATCTTTATAACGGTTTGACGGTTGCGCGTCAGGCGGAGCCTCGCGTGGGCATAGCTTATAGCGTGAAGCAGACTAATACGGTTCTGCGTTTGTCGTATGCGAGAACGCTCGAGACTCCGTTCAATGAAAACCTGGTGCTTTCGAGCGAGGGTTGCGGAAATGAGGTGCTCTCACCGCTTCTGCTTTGCACTCCTGGCGTGTCGGGAAATCTGCAGCCCGGTTACCGCAATGAGTTTCACGCGGGTTTGCAACAGGCGTTTGGAAAAAACTTTGTGATCAGTGGCGATTACATATGGAAGTACACGCACAATGCGTTTGACTTCAGTGTGCTTGGCAACACGCCGATTACGTTCCCAATCGATTGGCACAACTCGAAAATTCCTGGCTTCGCGTTGCGAGCTGATGTTCCTAACTTCCACAATCTCTCAGCGTTTGTTGTGATGTCTTCAGTGGCTGCGCGGTTCTTCCCGCCGCAGGTTGCTGGAGCAGGCGCGACAGTGGGGAATGGCGGTTTTCCGTTCCGTATCGACCACGACGAGCGCTACAACCAGACGACGCATGTGCAGTATCAGATAGCTGGAAAGCACAGCCCGTGGGTTGGTTTCAACTGGCGGTTTGACAGCGGTCTGACTGCGGGTTCGGTACCTTGCTACAACGTGACTGATCCGAACAGTTTGTGCAATCCGGCGAACGGTGGCCCGTCAATCACAATCAACGGGCAGCCGGGAATCGATCTGAGTGGGTTGACGCCTGATCAGCAGTTCCAGGCTGGGCTGACCTGCAACGGTGTGAAGGCTACTCCGTTTGTTGGCATCCCGGGCAATCAGTGCCTTGCTTCGCAGCTTACTTCGAAGCTGGTTTCGATTCCTGCACCGGGAACGGAAAACGATGACAAGAATCCTCCAAGGATTCAGGAGCGTAGTCTATTTGATGCTTCGATTGGCCAGGATAACTTGTTCAGCGGGGATAAGAACAAGTGGAGTCTTCGTCTGACTGGTGTGAACATTACCAACAAGTACGCACTCTATAACTTCCTCTCGACCTTCAGCGGTACGCACTATGTCACACCGCGTGCTCTGACGGCAGAGTTGGGTTTCCACTTCTAG
- a CDS encoding 30S ribosomal protein S1, producing MSNPSAPEPTSFESPENIESTESFDAILSQYERTHSRRSGEGGKQIAGTVVAVSADSVFVDIGYKTEGVLPLTLFQSAGETVEVGSKLQVSVKGRNEEGYYELSRMRVEQPKDWSALEKAFADKAVIVGTVTGVVKGGLTVDVGVRAFMPGSRSGARDAAEMEKLVGQEIRCRIIKLDATEEDVVVDRRAVAEEEDRATKDRRYAEIREGDLVSGTVRSVTDYGAFVDIGGVDGLLHISDISWARVEKPADVLTVGQQVDAKVLKVEAAGKRISLGMKQLLAHPWDAVAGKYSAGERVRGAVTRVTDFGAFVELEPGVEGMVHISEMSWVKKVRKPADLVKPGDVVEVMILGVSVAERRMSLGLKQTLGDPWVDAAEKFSVGSQVEGPVTSFTKFGAFVQVAEGVEGMIHVSEISAEKRVERPQDVLRVGQVVKTKVLDVDKEKRQIKLSMKQLVPTGLDEYIAEHHDGDLVTGRLIEVSGDHGTVELGEGIRARAGLVVEGAVKEEAKSGAPDLSSFSSMLAARWKNGPSAAEAKAEPVRVGQIRSFRITLLDRETKKVEVRLV from the coding sequence ATGTCAAACCCCAGCGCACCAGAGCCCACATCGTTCGAATCCCCTGAAAACATAGAATCCACCGAATCGTTTGACGCGATTCTTTCTCAGTATGAGCGGACGCATTCGCGGCGGTCTGGCGAGGGTGGAAAACAGATAGCGGGGACCGTGGTTGCGGTGTCTGCTGATTCGGTGTTCGTCGATATTGGGTATAAGACGGAGGGCGTGTTGCCTCTGACTCTGTTTCAGAGCGCGGGTGAGACGGTTGAGGTGGGGAGTAAGCTGCAGGTTTCGGTGAAGGGCCGGAACGAAGAGGGATACTACGAGCTGTCGCGGATGCGGGTGGAGCAGCCGAAGGATTGGAGCGCGCTGGAGAAGGCGTTTGCGGATAAGGCTGTGATTGTTGGGACGGTGACGGGCGTGGTGAAGGGTGGATTGACGGTGGATGTGGGCGTGAGGGCGTTTATGCCTGGCTCGCGTAGTGGGGCGCGGGATGCCGCGGAGATGGAGAAGCTGGTGGGGCAGGAGATTCGCTGCAGGATTATTAAGCTGGATGCGACGGAGGAGGATGTCGTCGTCGATCGGCGTGCGGTGGCGGAGGAAGAGGATCGCGCGACGAAGGACAGGCGGTATGCGGAGATTCGTGAAGGCGATTTGGTTTCGGGAACGGTGCGCAGCGTGACCGACTATGGCGCGTTTGTCGATATCGGGGGAGTGGATGGGTTGCTGCACATCAGCGATATTTCGTGGGCGCGGGTAGAGAAGCCGGCGGATGTGCTGACGGTAGGGCAGCAGGTGGACGCGAAGGTGTTGAAGGTGGAGGCGGCGGGGAAGAGAATTTCGCTGGGGATGAAGCAGCTGCTGGCGCATCCGTGGGATGCGGTGGCGGGGAAGTATTCGGCGGGCGAGCGAGTGCGAGGGGCGGTGACGCGGGTTACGGACTTCGGCGCGTTTGTGGAGCTGGAGCCGGGCGTTGAGGGGATGGTGCATATCTCGGAGATGTCGTGGGTGAAGAAGGTGAGGAAGCCGGCGGATTTGGTGAAGCCGGGGGATGTGGTGGAAGTGATGATTCTCGGGGTGAGTGTGGCGGAGCGGCGGATGTCGTTGGGGCTGAAGCAGACGCTGGGGGATCCGTGGGTGGATGCTGCGGAGAAGTTTTCGGTGGGATCGCAGGTGGAGGGGCCGGTGACGAGCTTTACGAAGTTCGGCGCGTTTGTGCAAGTGGCCGAGGGCGTTGAAGGCATGATTCACGTCAGCGAGATCAGCGCGGAGAAGCGGGTGGAGCGGCCGCAGGATGTGTTGCGCGTGGGGCAGGTAGTGAAGACGAAGGTGCTCGATGTGGATAAGGAGAAGCGGCAGATCAAGTTGAGTATGAAGCAGTTGGTGCCGACCGGATTGGATGAGTACATCGCGGAACATCACGATGGAGATTTGGTGACGGGGCGGCTGATTGAGGTATCGGGCGATCACGGGACGGTGGAGCTGGGTGAGGGGATTCGTGCGCGGGCGGGGTTGGTGGTGGAGGGTGCGGTGAAGGAAGAGGCGAAGTCCGGGGCGCCGGATCTGTCGTCGTTCAGCTCGATGCTGGCGGCGCGATGGAAGAATGGGCCGAGCGCTGCTGAGGCGAAGGCTGAGCCGGTTCGGGTGGGGCAGATTCGCAGCTTCCGGATTACGCTGCTGGATCGCGAAACGAAGAAGGTGGAAGTGCGGTTGGTCTAG
- a CDS encoding M23 family metallopeptidase — protein MLRAFQRILTLAAAMLLSLAPPARGANKLADNAIQVSPTPLMNGSPYLITLSLPNEALSVTGDWQTHHVLFFPNSDHRTWFALAGVDVELAPGSYPLTVEANLKDGTHQTLHQELTIQTAPYLQVPLSVSDKFVEPAPKALKQIAADKIVKDKAFATSAPTRQWSASFLPPLPLAPESDSFGNQRLFNGKVASVHHGLDYHAKLHTPVAAINSGRVVLARPLYFEGGCVVIDHGLGLMSVYMHLSKIEVTVGRRIRRGQIIALSGASGRATGPHLHLGVRWQGTYVDPAKLFELQMPSTR, from the coding sequence ATGCTCCGTGCATTCCAACGAATCCTTACTCTCGCCGCCGCAATGCTCCTCTCCCTCGCGCCTCCAGCTCGCGGCGCCAACAAGCTCGCCGACAACGCCATCCAGGTCTCCCCCACCCCCTTAATGAACGGATCGCCATATCTCATCACCCTCTCACTCCCAAACGAAGCTCTCTCAGTAACCGGCGATTGGCAAACTCACCACGTTCTCTTCTTCCCGAACTCCGACCACCGCACCTGGTTCGCGCTCGCCGGAGTCGATGTTGAACTTGCCCCAGGCAGCTACCCACTCACCGTCGAAGCGAATCTCAAAGACGGAACCCACCAGACACTCCACCAGGAGCTGACGATCCAAACTGCGCCCTACCTCCAGGTTCCGCTATCTGTTTCGGACAAATTCGTCGAGCCCGCCCCCAAAGCACTCAAACAAATCGCCGCAGACAAGATCGTCAAAGACAAAGCCTTCGCTACCTCAGCCCCCACGCGGCAATGGTCAGCCAGCTTCCTCCCTCCCCTACCTCTCGCACCCGAGTCAGACTCCTTCGGCAACCAGCGCCTCTTCAACGGAAAGGTAGCGAGCGTACATCACGGCCTCGACTACCACGCGAAGCTGCACACACCCGTAGCCGCAATCAATTCAGGCCGCGTCGTCCTGGCACGTCCGCTTTACTTCGAAGGCGGCTGCGTCGTCATCGACCACGGCCTGGGCCTCATGAGCGTCTACATGCACCTCTCGAAGATCGAAGTCACCGTCGGCCGTCGCATTCGTCGCGGCCAGATCATTGCACTCAGCGGAGCCTCGGGACGCGCCACCGGCCCTCACCTCCATCTCGGGGTCCGTTGGCAAGGCACCTACGTAGACCCGGCAAAACTCTTCGAGCTCCAGATGCCATCGACACGCTAA
- a CDS encoding SRPBCC domain-containing protein, translating to MSDQTPLHFVFYFAAPPDKVWEGFVSPESNRVIFMGAELETDLKPGGPMNWIGSGPDGKRTAYVRGEVLQSDPPKFLQYTFAVGASNDTSRVSIELAPESEATKVSVTHDQWKEGDAAYATSADGWPRILSRLKTLIETGKTFKPH from the coding sequence GTGAGCGATCAGACTCCGTTGCACTTCGTCTTCTACTTTGCTGCACCACCCGACAAGGTTTGGGAGGGCTTCGTCTCTCCTGAGTCTAACCGTGTCATCTTCATGGGCGCCGAGCTGGAAACGGACCTGAAACCTGGCGGTCCGATGAACTGGATCGGTTCTGGACCGGATGGCAAACGTACTGCCTATGTTCGGGGCGAGGTGCTCCAGTCTGACCCGCCTAAATTCCTGCAGTACACATTTGCCGTGGGCGCTTCCAACGATACCTCTCGCGTCTCGATAGAACTTGCGCCGGAGAGCGAGGCCACCAAGGTCTCTGTGACGCACGACCAATGGAAGGAGGGTGACGCGGCCTACGCCACTTCCGCGGATGGGTGGCCACGTATTCTTTCCCGTCTGAAGACACTGATCGAAACAGGCAAGACGTTCAAGCCTCACTGA
- a CDS encoding DUF4126 domain-containing protein produces MSFSPANITALVIAASFAAGLNIYATVLTLGLLARTHWVALPPGLDSLGHTWVLVVCGIMFAIEFVADKIPAFDMIWNGLHTVVRIPIAALVAYHASSQLSPQMQILATAVGAAVALAAHGSKTALRAAVTPSPEPVSNIALSTSEDVVAVGLTWFATHHPVIAASAALLCLVAAGLAARALLRAIQKPLRRLFGTDLEESRSQVKPLP; encoded by the coding sequence ATGAGCTTCAGTCCGGCGAACATTACGGCGCTGGTGATTGCAGCCAGCTTTGCGGCTGGGCTGAATATCTATGCCACCGTACTGACGCTTGGGCTGCTGGCTCGCACGCATTGGGTTGCACTGCCTCCTGGACTTGATTCGCTGGGGCACACCTGGGTGCTGGTGGTGTGCGGGATTATGTTTGCGATCGAGTTCGTGGCCGATAAGATTCCGGCGTTCGACATGATCTGGAACGGTTTGCATACGGTGGTGCGAATTCCGATTGCTGCGCTGGTGGCGTATCACGCGAGCTCCCAACTGTCGCCGCAGATGCAGATTCTGGCGACGGCGGTTGGTGCGGCGGTGGCGCTGGCGGCGCACGGGTCGAAGACTGCGCTGCGTGCGGCGGTCACGCCGAGCCCGGAGCCGGTATCCAATATTGCGCTGAGCACGTCGGAAGATGTGGTGGCCGTTGGGCTGACGTGGTTTGCTACACACCATCCGGTGATCGCTGCTTCGGCTGCTCTACTTTGTCTGGTGGCTGCGGGTCTGGCTGCGCGAGCGCTGCTTCGGGCTATACAGAAGCCGTTACGCCGGTTGTTCGGCACCGATCTTGAAGAGAGCCGGAGCCAGGTGAAGCCGCTCCCGTGA